The genome window AAGGGCACCGTTCCCGGTCCCAAAGGCAGCATCGTCATCATCTGGAAGTAAGATGGAGATCGAGATCTACAGCAAGGACGGCAAGTCCACCGGCAAGAAAGCCAAGCTGAACGATGCGGTGTTCGCCATCGAGCAGCCCAACGACCACGCCATCTGGCTGGACGTGAAGCAGCACCTGGCCAACAAGCGCCAAGGCACCGCCAAGACGCTCGAGAAGAGCGAGGTGAGCGGAAGCAGCAAGAAGCTGCATCGCCAGAAGGGCACCGGCGGCAGCCGCAAAGGCTCCATCAAGAGCCCGCTCTTCCCAGGTGGCGCGCGCGTCTTCGGCCCGAAGCCACGCGATTACCACTTCAAGCTGAACAAGAAGGTGAAGGACCTGGCCCGCCGCAGCGCCCTCACCTACAAGGCCAAGGATGGCGCGATCAAGGTGCTCGACAGCGCCGCCATGAGCGCACCCAGGACCAAGGAATTCGCGGCGCTGCTCAACGCCTTCTCGCTCGGTGCGCGCAAGGCCGTGATCGTGGTGCCCGCCAAGGATGAGAACCTGCTGCTGAGCAGCCGCAATGTGCAGCGCGCCCGCGTGGTGGTTGCCAGCGAGCTCAGCACCTACGATATCATGAACGCCAACGGGCTGATCATCGCCAAGGACGCGATCGCCCCGTTGGAGGCAACCCTTACCAAGTAAGCCATGAGCCAGATCATCATCCGACCCATCGTCACGGAGAAGCTCACGGCCCAGGGCGAGAAGGAGAACCGCTACGGCTTCGTGGTTGACCGCACCAGCAACAAGGTGCAGATCAAGGAAGCCGTGGAGAAGGAATACAAAGTCACCGTTACCGGTGTGCGCACCATGATCAGCCATGGGAAGCGTCGCACGCGCTACACCAAGAGCCTCATCCTCCGCGGCCGTACGCCCTCAGTGAAGAAGGCCATCGTTACCGTGAAGGCCGGCGACACCATCGATCTCTACAGCAGCATCTAAGCCATGGGTATCCGCAAGCTCAACCCCGTTACCGCCGGCACGCGCCACCGCGTGATCACCGACTTCGAGGGCGTGACTACCAACGTGCCGGAGAAGTCCCTGACCAGCGGCACCACCAAGTCAGGTGGCCGCAACAACCAGGGAAAGATGACCATGCGCTACATCGGCGGTGGTCATAAGCAGCGCTACCGCATCGTCGATGTGAAGCGAGACAAGCACGGCATCCCTGCAACGGTGAAGACCATCGAGTACGATCCGAACCGCAGCGCCCGGATCGCCCTGCTCAATTACGCGGATGGCGAGAAGCGGTACATCCTCGCACCGAATGGCCTGCAGGTAGGGCAGACGCTCTTGAGCGGCCGCAGCGGGGTCGCGCCCGAAGTAGGCAACGCGCTCCCGCTGAGCGAGATTCCGTTGGGCACCGTGGTGCACAACGTGGAACTGCAGCCCGGCAAGGGCGGGTCCATCGCGCGCAGCGCAGGCACCTTCGCGCAGCTCAGCGCGCGTGAGGGCCGGTACGCCACCTTGAAGATGCCGAGCGGCGAACTGCGCATGGTGCTGGTGGCCTGCCTGGCAACCGTTGGCACCGTGGGCAACGGCGAGCACATGCTGCAGAAGAGCGGCAAGGCCGGCCGCAGCCGCTGGCAGGGCCGTCGTCCGCGCACCCGCCCGGTGGCCATGAACCCGGTGGATCACCCGATGGGCGGTGGCGAAGGCCGCGCCTCCGGCGGGCATCCGCGCAGCCGCAAGGGCTTGCTGGCCAAAGGCAAGAAGACCCGCGCGCCGAAGAGCCGCAGCAATCGCTTCATCCTGGAACGCATCAACGCCAAGAAGGGCGCCTAGTCCAAGCATAGATCATGAGCCGTTCACTCAAGAAACCGCCGTTCATCCACTACAAGCTGAGCAAGCGCGTGGCTGACGCCCAGACCTCGGGCAAGAAGAACGTGATCAAGACCTGGTCGCGCGCTTCCACCATCAGCCCCGAATTCGTGGGCCTCACCATCGCCGTTCACAACGGCCGCAAGTTCATCCCCGTGTACGTGACCGAGAACATGGTCGGTCACAAGCTGGGCGAGTTCGCGCCCACGCGCACCTTCCGCGGACACTCCGGCAACAAGAGCAATTGATCATGGGACAGCGTAAGCATCTCGCCGCGAAAGCGCGCAAGGAAGCCATGAAGACCGTGGCCATCGCGCACCTGCGCAATGTGCCCACCAGCACCCGCCGCATGCGCCAGGTGGCCGACCTGATCCGCGGCGAGAACGTGGACAAGGCGCTGGGCATCCTGCGCTTCAGCACCCGCCACAGCAGCCGCGACCTGGAGAAGCTCCTGATGAGCGCGATCGCCAACTGGGAGGCCAAGAACGAAGGCCGCAAAGCCGACGAGGCCGCTCTGAAGGTGACAAGCGTGCAAGTGAATGAGGCCCGTGGCCTCAAGCGCATGCTGCCCGCTCCGCAAGGCCGCGCGTATCGCATGAAGAAGCGGAGCAACCACGTGAGCCTGATCGTCGACAGCACTCAAGCCTAAGCCGAGAACAACGCACAATGGGACAGAAAGCACATCCGATCGGGCAGCGCCTCGGCTTCATCAAGGGCTGGGACAGCAACTGGTACGGCGGCAACGACTACACCGAGAAATTGGTGGAGGACGAGAAGATCCGCACCTACCTGATGGCCCGCTTGAAGAAAGCGAGCGTGAGCAAGATCGTCATCGAGCGCACCCTGAAGCTCGTGACCGTCACCATCAACACCGCGCGCCCGGGCGTGATCATCGGCAAGGGTGGCGCTGAAGTGGATAAGCTCCGCGAGGAGATGAAGAAGCTCACCGGCAAGGACGTGCAGCTGAACATCTTCGAGATCAAGCGCCCTGAGCTCGATGCCCGCTTGGTGGCCGACAGCATCGCGCGCCAGCTCGAAGGCCGCATCAGCTTCCGCCGCGCCATGAAGATGGCCGTGGCCAGCACCATGCGCATGGGTGCTGAAGGCATCAAGCTCCAAGTGAGCGGCCGTCTCAATGGTGCTGAGATCGCACGCACCGAGAAGTACCGCGATGGCCGTGTTCCCCTGCACACCCTGCGCGCCGACATCGATTTCGCCATCACCGAAGCGCACACCAAGATGGGCCGCATCGGAGTGAAATGCTGGATCTGCCGCGGTGAGGTGTATGGCAAGCGCGACCTCAGCCCGAACGTAGGCCAGCCTAAAGGCGGGGGCCCGGCCGGGCCGCGCATGGGCGGTGATCGTCCTGAGCGTCGTGGCGGTGATCGCCGTGGCCCGGGTGGAGATCGCCGTGGACCAGGCGGCCCTGGCGGAGAGCGTCGCTTCGGCGGCGGTGGTAATGATCGTCGCGGCCCTGGCGGCGGCGGTCGTGGTGGAAATAACCGTAATAGCTAAGAAGCCATGTTGCAACCGAAGCGCAGCAAGCGCCGCAATATGCATAAGGGCCGTATGAAGGGTCAGGCCCAACGCGGTCACCGCGTGAGCCTAGGGTCCTTCGGCCTCAAAGCCATGGAGAGCGTGTGGCTCACCAGCCGCCAGATCGAGGCCGCCCGCGTGGCGCTCACCCGCCACATGAAGCGGGAAGGTCAGGTGTGGATCAAGGTGTTCCCCGACAAGCCTGTGACCAGCAAGCCCGCCGAGGTGCGCATGGGTAAGGGCAAGGGTTCATTGGACCATTGGGTCGCCGTATGCCACGCCGGCCGGATCATCTTCGAAGTGGATGGCGTGCCAACCGCCACGGCCAAGGAAGCACTGCGCCTGGCCGCACAGAAACTGCCCATCCCGACCAAGTTCGTGATGCGCGAAGACTACGACGGTCAATAAGCGAGCGCCATGAAGAAGAAAGGACTTGAACTCAACGACCTGACGATGCAGGAACTGCAGGATAAGCTGCAGGAAGAGCGGGGCGCGCTCACCAAGCTGCGCTTCAGCCACACCGTCAGCCCCATCGAGAACCCCATGCAGTTGCGCTCCAAGCGAAAGGAAGTGGCGCGCATCCTCACCGAGCTCCGAAAGCGCGAACTCGTAAACACGGCCAGCAAATGAGCACCGAGACCACTTCAGCCGCCACTGCCCGCAACCTCCGCAAGGAGCGTGTCGGCGTGGTCACCAGCGATAAAATGAGCAAGAGCATAACGGTGACCGTTGAGCGTCGCGTGATGCACCCCAAGTACGGCAAGTTCGTGAAGCTCTCCAGCAAGTTCATGGCGCACGATGAGAAGGGCGAGGCCCATATCGGCGACACCGTGCGCATCATGGAGACCCGCCCGGTGAGCAAGCTGAAGCGCTGGCGCCTGGTGGAAGTGATCGAGCGCGCCAAGTAATCCCCGCACCCCCATGATCCAACAGGAATCCCGACTCAACGTGGCCGATAACAGCGGCGCCAAGGAGGTGCTCTGCATCCGCGTGCTCGGTGGCACCGCCCGCCGCTATGCGCGCATCGGCGACACCATCGTGGTCACCGTGAAGGACGCCATGCCCAACGGCCAAGCCAAGAAGGGCACCGTGCACAAGGCCGTGGTGGTCCGCACCAAGAAGGAGACCCGTCGCAAGGATGGCTCCTACATCCGCTTCGACGACAATGCGGTGGTGATCCTCGACGCTGCAGGCGAGATGAAGGGCACCCGCATCTTCGGTCCGGTCGCGAAGGAGCTGCGCGAGAAGAAGTTCATGAAGATCATCTCCCTGGCCCCCGAAGTACTCTAAGCCATGCAGAAGAAGACGCACATCAAGAAAGGCGATATGGTCGTGGTGCTCGCAGGCGAGGACCGCACCAAGCAAGGTCGCGTGCTCGAGGTGAACCGCGAGCGCATGACCGCCATCGTCGAGGGCCGCAACATCAAGAAGAAGCACAGCAAGCCTTCCACGGCCAGCCCTCAAGGCGGCATCGTGGACAAGGAAGGCCCCATCCATCTCAGCAACCTGATGCTGATCGATGCCAAGACCGGCGAACCCGGTCGTGTGGGCCGTCGATTGGACAAGGAAGGCAAGCTGGAGCGTTACGTGAAGACCAAGAAATCCAAGGCCTAAGCCATGACCTACGTTCCCCGGCTACGCGCCAAATACACGGCAGAGGTGACCCCGGCCCTCCAGAAGGAGTTCGGGTACAGCAGCCCCATGCAGGTGCCGCGCATCGTGAAGATCAGCCTCAATCAGGGCCTCGGCTCTGCTGTGGGCGATAAGAAAGTGGTGGAGAATGCCGTGGCCGAAATGACAAGCATCGCTGGTCAAAAGGCCGTGCCCACCGTATCCCGCAAGGACATCAGCAATTTCAAGCTCCGGAAAGGCATGCCCATCGGCGCTCGTGTCACCCTGCGGGGCGACCGGATGTATGAGTTCCTGGACCGCCTCATCTCGGTGAGCCTGCCCCGTACGCGCGACTTCCGAGGCGTGAAGGCCACCGGCTTCGACGGCCGCGGCAACTTCACATTCGGCGTGAAGGAGCAGATCATCTTCCCGGAGATTGACATCGACAAGGTGACTCGCATGCAAGGCATGGACATCACCGTGGTCACCACCGCCGGATCCGACGAGGAGGCCAAGAGCCTGCTCACCGCGTTCGGATTCCCATTCTCAGACAAGAAGTAAACGCAACAATCCAGAACATGGCCAAGGAATCCATGAAAGCCCGCGAGCGCAAGCGCGCACGCATGGTGGAGAAGTACGCCGCCAA of Flavobacteriales bacterium contains these proteins:
- the rplD gene encoding 50S ribosomal protein L4, which gives rise to MEIEIYSKDGKSTGKKAKLNDAVFAIEQPNDHAIWLDVKQHLANKRQGTAKTLEKSEVSGSSKKLHRQKGTGGSRKGSIKSPLFPGGARVFGPKPRDYHFKLNKKVKDLARRSALTYKAKDGAIKVLDSAAMSAPRTKEFAALLNAFSLGARKAVIVVPAKDENLLLSSRNVQRARVVVASELSTYDIMNANGLIIAKDAIAPLEATLTK
- the rplW gene encoding 50S ribosomal protein L23, with the protein product MSQIIIRPIVTEKLTAQGEKENRYGFVVDRTSNKVQIKEAVEKEYKVTVTGVRTMISHGKRRTRYTKSLILRGRTPSVKKAIVTVKAGDTIDLYSSI
- the rplB gene encoding 50S ribosomal protein L2; translated protein: MGIRKLNPVTAGTRHRVITDFEGVTTNVPEKSLTSGTTKSGGRNNQGKMTMRYIGGGHKQRYRIVDVKRDKHGIPATVKTIEYDPNRSARIALLNYADGEKRYILAPNGLQVGQTLLSGRSGVAPEVGNALPLSEIPLGTVVHNVELQPGKGGSIARSAGTFAQLSAREGRYATLKMPSGELRMVLVACLATVGTVGNGEHMLQKSGKAGRSRWQGRRPRTRPVAMNPVDHPMGGGEGRASGGHPRSRKGLLAKGKKTRAPKSRSNRFILERINAKKGA
- the rpsS gene encoding 30S ribosomal protein S19 gives rise to the protein MSRSLKKPPFIHYKLSKRVADAQTSGKKNVIKTWSRASTISPEFVGLTIAVHNGRKFIPVYVTENMVGHKLGEFAPTRTFRGHSGNKSN
- the rplV gene encoding 50S ribosomal protein L22, encoding MGQRKHLAAKARKEAMKTVAIAHLRNVPTSTRRMRQVADLIRGENVDKALGILRFSTRHSSRDLEKLLMSAIANWEAKNEGRKADEAALKVTSVQVNEARGLKRMLPAPQGRAYRMKKRSNHVSLIVDSTQA
- the rpsC gene encoding 30S ribosomal protein S3 — encoded protein: MGQKAHPIGQRLGFIKGWDSNWYGGNDYTEKLVEDEKIRTYLMARLKKASVSKIVIERTLKLVTVTINTARPGVIIGKGGAEVDKLREEMKKLTGKDVQLNIFEIKRPELDARLVADSIARQLEGRISFRRAMKMAVASTMRMGAEGIKLQVSGRLNGAEIARTEKYRDGRVPLHTLRADIDFAITEAHTKMGRIGVKCWICRGEVYGKRDLSPNVGQPKGGGPAGPRMGGDRPERRGGDRRGPGGDRRGPGGPGGERRFGGGGNDRRGPGGGGRGGNNRNS
- the rplP gene encoding 50S ribosomal protein L16, which translates into the protein MLQPKRSKRRNMHKGRMKGQAQRGHRVSLGSFGLKAMESVWLTSRQIEAARVALTRHMKREGQVWIKVFPDKPVTSKPAEVRMGKGKGSLDHWVAVCHAGRIIFEVDGVPTATAKEALRLAAQKLPIPTKFVMREDYDGQ
- the rpmC gene encoding 50S ribosomal protein L29, producing MKKKGLELNDLTMQELQDKLQEERGALTKLRFSHTVSPIENPMQLRSKRKEVARILTELRKRELVNTASK
- the rpsQ gene encoding 30S ribosomal protein S17 — translated: MSTETTSAATARNLRKERVGVVTSDKMSKSITVTVERRVMHPKYGKFVKLSSKFMAHDEKGEAHIGDTVRIMETRPVSKLKRWRLVEVIERAK
- the rplN gene encoding 50S ribosomal protein L14, translating into MIQQESRLNVADNSGAKEVLCIRVLGGTARRYARIGDTIVVTVKDAMPNGQAKKGTVHKAVVVRTKKETRRKDGSYIRFDDNAVVILDAAGEMKGTRIFGPVAKELREKKFMKIISLAPEVL
- the rplX gene encoding 50S ribosomal protein L24, with translation MQKKTHIKKGDMVVVLAGEDRTKQGRVLEVNRERMTAIVEGRNIKKKHSKPSTASPQGGIVDKEGPIHLSNLMLIDAKTGEPGRVGRRLDKEGKLERYVKTKKSKA
- the rplE gene encoding 50S ribosomal protein L5 → MTYVPRLRAKYTAEVTPALQKEFGYSSPMQVPRIVKISLNQGLGSAVGDKKVVENAVAEMTSIAGQKAVPTVSRKDISNFKLRKGMPIGARVTLRGDRMYEFLDRLISVSLPRTRDFRGVKATGFDGRGNFTFGVKEQIIFPEIDIDKVTRMQGMDITVVTTAGSDEEAKSLLTAFGFPFSDKK